In the Desulfuromonas sp. DDH964 genome, GTGACGGTCATCACCAGTGTGCTGAAGATCTCCAGGTAGCGGTCAAGTTTTTCAAACATGATTTGCTTCCCATTCTAGAATTAGGGGGGCGCCGGACTCGATATGATGTTCTGCCGACTTTCGTGGGTTAGTTTCCTTTTTTCAGGCCTTTGGCATCAGGGCCGGATCGGACGCTGCTGTATTCCGCGCAAAATGGAACGCCATTCTAAAGTGCCTGGCGGGGGGTGCTATACGCAAAGAGGATGCCAGGGGTAAAAAACCTTTTCATCCTCTGGGGGTGCATTGAAAAAGTAAACGATGTCGGTCTGTTCCGGTTGCGACCCGGGGTGGTCTCCGGGATGAGGAAGGGTGGAAATCGGCCCAATCTGGCCAAAATTGGCCAGCGGCCGCCTTGTCTCGCCGTTGCCCCCTTTTAATCAAAAGTTGGGTTCAATTCCCCGCAGCTTGCTGGGCGATTTTTACTAAGGGTGTAGGCTGTTGATACCCCGTAGCTTGCTGCGGGGTAGTTCATTCCTGGAGATGTGTTAACTGCTTGACAATCTGGATGGGGTTTTTGAAGATGACCGCTGGTGGCGGTTGTGCACTTCAGGAGAATTCAATGCGGCAAACCTTTCTGGCTCCGGCCAAAGTCAACCTCTGTCTCCATGTTCTCGGCAAGCGTGCGGACGGCTACCACGACCTGTTGATGCTGATGCAGCGCATCACCCTCTTCGACCGCGTGGAGATCGCGGTCGCTCCCGCCCCGGATCTCGCCGTCGACTGCGTCGGGGTTCCCCTGGCTGCGGGGGAGGAGAACCTTGCCGCCCGTGCCGCGCGGCTCTTGCTCAGCCATGTCGGATTAAAGGGGCGAGTGACGATTGCCATCGACAAGCAGATCCCGGTCGCTGCGGGACTTGGCGGCGGTTCTTCCGACGCGGCCGCCGTGCTGCTCGGGCTTAACCGGATGCTCGGTCTTGGCGTTTCGAACGAAGCGCTACGGGTGTTGGGGCGTCAGCTCGGTGCGGACGTGCCGTTCTTTGTACTGGAACGCCAGGCCTGGGCCGAGGGGGTCGGCGACCTCCTGGAGCCGACCCCGGGGTTGCCGCCGGTTTCCTACCTGCTGGTCAACCCCAGAATCGCGGTTTCTACGGCCTGGGTCTACGGAAATTTGGGGTTGACACGTCCTGGCGATGTGGCTAAACTGCGCAAGTTTCCCAAGACGCCGGCAGAACTGGTGCGTCTGCTGCACAACGATCTGGAGCAGGTCACCGTTGGGCGCTATCCGGAGCTGGCCACCATCAAGGCGCAGCTGGTCGGGCTCGGTGCCGATGGCGCCCTGATGAGCGGTAGCGGCCCGACCCTGTTCGGCCTTTTTACCGACCCGACTGCGGCCCGACGGGCCAAGGAAATTCTGCAGGCGACACCGGGGTGGCGGGTCTTCCTGGTGGAGCCGTTGGCGGACGGGCCGGCGCAAGTTTAGCAGGCAGGTTTATTTGGGGCGTCGCCAAGCGGTAAGGCACCGGATTTTGATTCCGGCATTCCCAGGTTCGAATCCTGGCGCCCCAGCCATTCACGCCGGGCGGCCTCTTCGTAACGCTGACTTCCGGCCGTCTGCAATTAAGATTCAGCAAACTCCAGAACCGCCCCCCTTCCGGTTAGGTCATGGGTGTTCCATGGCCTACTGGTTTTTCGTGTGAAACAGACCAGGAGACGTGGTGGAAAAGATCAGGATTTTTTCGGGTAATTCGAACGTCCCGCTGGCCAGCGAGATTTGCGCCTGTCTGGGGGTGCCCCTGGCCAAGGCCAAGGTGCGCAACTTTTCCGATGGCGAAATCATGGTCGAGATCGGCGAAAACGTTCGCGGCCGTGACGTCTATGTGATCCAGTCGACCTGCGAGCCCTCCAACAACAACCTGATGGAGCTGCTGGTCATGGTGGACGCGCTGAAGCGTGCCTCGGCGGCGCGCATCACTGCAGTCATGCCTTATTTCGGTTATGCGCGCCAGGACCGCAAGGTGGCGCCACGAACTCCGATTACCAGTAAACTGGTCGCCGACCTGATCGCTACGGCCGGCACTGACCGTGTGCTGACCATGGATCTCCACGCCGGCCAGATCCAGGGCTTTTTCAATATCCCGGTCGATCACCTCTATGCCGCTCCGGTCATGCTTGCCGACATCAAGGAGAACAACAGCAGCCGCCTGGTTGTTGTCTCCCCCGATGCCGGCGGTACCGAACGGGCGCGGGCTTTTGCCAAGCGCCTCGACGCCGGTCTGGCGATCATCGACAAACGACGCAGCGGGCCCAACGTTTCCGAGGTCATGCATATCATCGGGGATGTCGAAGGGGAGGTCTGCCTGATCGTCGATGATATGATCGACACGGCCGGAACCCTCTGCCAGGCGGCCAAGGCCCTCAAGGAGAAGGGGGCGAAGGAGGTTTTCGCCTGTGCAACCCACGCGGTCCTGTCGGGGCCGGCGCTGGAGCGGATCAACGAGAGCTGTCTGCGGGAGGTGGTGATCACCAACACCATCCCGACCACGGAGAAGATCGCGATCTGCCCCAAGCTGCGCTCTTTGTCGGTTGCCGGCCTGCTGGCCGAGGCGATCAAGCGCATCAATAGCGACGAGTCGGTCAGCTCGCTCTTTGTTTAGCGACCGATAAGGTCACCTGGATTTTCAAACACCGATCGCCGACCGGAACGCCGGTCGCAAGTTGAATGGAGGATAGCTATGGCCCAATCGAATCTCAACGTCACCCTGCGCGCCGATCTCGGCAAGGGCGGGGCGCGCGCTGCCCGCCGCCAGGGGCTGGTCCCGGCCGTTGTTTATGGCAAGGGGCTGGAGCCCTGCGCCGTCAACGTCGAACCGAAAGCCCTGAAGCAGGCGATTGCCACCGAGGCAGGCTGGAACACGCTGATCACCCTGTCCGGGGAGGGCCCCTTCAATGGCCGCGTGGTGATCCTCAAGGATCTCCAGGTCAGCGCCATTCGCCGCGAAGCGCAGCATGCCGACTTCCAGGTCATCGACCTGACCAAGAAGGTTCACGTCATGGTACCGGTCCACCCGATCGGCAAATCCGCCGGGGAAAAAGCCGGTGGCAACCTGCAGGTGATCCGGCATGAGCTCGAGGTGGTCTGTCTGCCGACCGCGATTCCGGCTTCCATCGATGTCGATGTGGCCCATCTCGCCATCGGCGACGTGCTGCATGTCGCCGACCTGGTGGTGCCGGCGGGGGTCGAAATCCCCCACGAAGTCAACTTCACGGTAATCACCGTCACTGGTCACAAGGAAGAGGCCGAAGAAGTGACGGAGGGTGCCGAGGAAGTCGCGGCGGAGTGAGTCGTCACCGATGATGCTGGTCGCCGGCCTCGGTAATCCTGGGGAACGCTACGCGGCGACGCGTCACAATGTCGGTTTCAT is a window encoding:
- the ispE gene encoding 4-(cytidine 5'-diphospho)-2-C-methyl-D-erythritol kinase, with amino-acid sequence MRQTFLAPAKVNLCLHVLGKRADGYHDLLMLMQRITLFDRVEIAVAPAPDLAVDCVGVPLAAGEENLAARAARLLLSHVGLKGRVTIAIDKQIPVAAGLGGGSSDAAAVLLGLNRMLGLGVSNEALRVLGRQLGADVPFFVLERQAWAEGVGDLLEPTPGLPPVSYLLVNPRIAVSTAWVYGNLGLTRPGDVAKLRKFPKTPAELVRLLHNDLEQVTVGRYPELATIKAQLVGLGADGALMSGSGPTLFGLFTDPTAARRAKEILQATPGWRVFLVEPLADGPAQV
- a CDS encoding ribose-phosphate pyrophosphokinase, producing MVEKIRIFSGNSNVPLASEICACLGVPLAKAKVRNFSDGEIMVEIGENVRGRDVYVIQSTCEPSNNNLMELLVMVDALKRASAARITAVMPYFGYARQDRKVAPRTPITSKLVADLIATAGTDRVLTMDLHAGQIQGFFNIPVDHLYAAPVMLADIKENNSSRLVVVSPDAGGTERARAFAKRLDAGLAIIDKRRSGPNVSEVMHIIGDVEGEVCLIVDDMIDTAGTLCQAAKALKEKGAKEVFACATHAVLSGPALERINESCLREVVITNTIPTTEKIAICPKLRSLSVAGLLAEAIKRINSDESVSSLFV
- a CDS encoding 50S ribosomal protein L25 — its product is MAQSNLNVTLRADLGKGGARAARRQGLVPAVVYGKGLEPCAVNVEPKALKQAIATEAGWNTLITLSGEGPFNGRVVILKDLQVSAIRREAQHADFQVIDLTKKVHVMVPVHPIGKSAGEKAGGNLQVIRHELEVVCLPTAIPASIDVDVAHLAIGDVLHVADLVVPAGVEIPHEVNFTVITVTGHKEEAEEVTEGAEEVAAE